A window of Fundulus heteroclitus isolate FHET01 chromosome 15, MU-UCD_Fhet_4.1, whole genome shotgun sequence contains these coding sequences:
- the LOC118566189 gene encoding uncharacterized protein LOC118566189, whose translation MQTELTNRGDEGRFRSEERTTHSDLDIKATDVWRPDSSAAMDEKDSDRHQDANMTQTKETFNILTEPQTCSSNDQTDATKPNQGGISLVFTTGGNTAVTREDGLAPFQAVRPESPDVLGTSVPSSASADINPQTSVESKDDYGAQSRLRLTLSGNIAETFTSSSLKTEALQRDCPSALVLKLSDSDNPIKINKTPSVASLKETTEATIPTVTRESELLPSQSERLDALKETHFESTTKVFTAEPETEGEKTQQLENTGDRNPDVLRNNREKEITEFAEKAGRFSTATALKTCVKAAQSDPFMADTDAGEQDRRVGRDPDKVFTIVLDLQPWGAQQSGYVGAGRADGFRWSPEAKSEEIPNPGFPEKKSRISPASGSPGSHGEELDSVPTPLALADGGQKGSSSQLESKENQTHEIKKNEAPTLSKSSKREPCDERSAETTLPVSKTEATPCQPGGTAESPVLGSAKDWVPNRDETETEMLIDATVKQPTTADTATSAGAPGEGAARGGADGFQCADGKHCPVPAEQESTSPQNEESKWEQSGVLKEIVLPLVKPQNPESMEPERTPPAFLCGPGAGETTGGSPGSHGYRSTLLESLSDTQGSVEQSNIIWRKPHVDLKGYLTFSPGDADIRLARTVQHVLACRYQPARLDAAAMAKQLEEAREHLRSVQEQVAAVKSSATKTPDPKALERAEGEWSSVLLDASATVQVKAAQLDQVKKYHLQKKITRAFLEVIAVEKEKMSLNVLGSSFLQIEKLNALLQTMEQKESMIEDLLCLSSQLSVHLSDEESSGVLPAQLAEIQEEWRLLKGSIQRAHRQASNSTRQSKLILREAGQLKANLDALLKFETDNLSPLDVVCLRADLKGYYLLYYSCSLRRMPSSVSSGSEGKSCD comes from the exons ATGCAAACAGAGCTGACAAACCGAGGAGATGAGGGCCGGTTCCGGAGTGAAGAAAGAACCACGCATTCAGATTTGGATATAAAAGCTACAGATGTGTGGCGTCCCGACTCGTCCGCTGCAATGGACGAGAAAGACTCAGACCGTCACCAAGATGCCAACATGACTCAAACCAAGGAAACGTTCAACATTTTAACTGAACCGCAAACCTGTTCATCTAATGATCAAACTGATGCCACCAAACCGAATCAGGGAGGAATCTCTTTAGTGTTTACAACAGGGGGAAACACGGCGGTGACCAGAGAAGACGGTTTAGCCCCTTTTCAAGCCGTGCGTCCAGAAAGCCCAGATGTTTTAGGAACCAGTGTGCCTTCCTCAGCTTCAGCAGACATTAACCCTCAGACTTCAGTTGAGTCAAAGGATGATTATGGTGCTCAGAGCAGATTACGCTTAACACTTTCTGGGAATATTGCAGAGACGTTCACATCCAGCTCCCTAAAGACTGAAGCACTGCAGAGAGACTGTCCATCAGCCCTGGTGTTAAAACTGTCTGATTCAGACAATCCCatcaaaatcaataaaacaccTAGTGTCGCATCCCTAAAGGAAACAACTGAAGCAACCATTCCTACTGTTACCAGAGAGTCCGAGCTTCTCCCATCACAATCAGAAAGGCTTGATGCcttaaaagaaacacattttgagAGCACAACAAAAGTATTTACAGCTGAACCTGAGACGGAGGGTGAAAAAACGCAACAACTGGAAAACACTGGTGACCGAAATCCAGATGTACTCCGGAATAATCGGGAAAAAGAGATCACTGAATTCGCAGAGAAGGCAGGTAGATTCTCCACAGCGACGGCATTAAAAACCTGTGTAAAAGCTGCACAATCCGACCCTTTCATGGCGGATACTGAcgctggagaacaagacagGCGAGTGGGCAGAGATCCAGATAAAGTGTTCACCATAGTGTTGGACCTGCAGCCGTGGGGCGCACAACAAAGTGGGTACGTTGGAGCCGGCAGGGCAGATGGTTTCAGGTGGTCACCAGAAGCAAAGTCAGAAGAAATTCCAAACCCGGGATTTCCTGAGAAGAAATCAAGAATTTCCCCCGCTTCAGGCAGCCCTGGGTCTCATGGGGAagaactggactctgtaccaacTCCCTTGGCCTTAGCAGACGGCGGACAGAAAGGTTCAAGCAGCCAGCTAGAAAGCAAAGAGAatcaaacacatgaaataaagaaaaacgaGGCACCGACTCTGTCTAAATCCTCCAAACGTGAGCCCTGCGATGAGCGTTCAGCCGAAACCACATTACCAGTCAGCAAAACGGAGGCGACCCCCTGTCAGCCCGGGGGGACAGCTGAGAGCCCTGTCCTTGGCTCTGCCAAAGACTGGGTGCCGAACCGAGACGAAACCGAAACTGAAATGCTAATTGATGCAACCGTCAAGCAACCGACAACTGCTGACACGGCCACGAGCGCAGGTGCCCCAGGTGAGGGGGCGGCACGAGGAGGAGCTGATGGTTTTCAATGCGCAGACGGGAAGCACTGCCCGGTACCAGCAGAACAAGAAAGTACTTCACCGCAGAACGAAGAAAGCAAATGGGAACAGAGCGGAGTGCTGAAGGAAATAGTGTTGCCACTGGTAAAG CCTCAGAACCCAGAAAGCATGGAGCCCGAGAGGACCCCGCCGGCGTTCCTCTGTGGTCCTGGTGCTGGAGAGACGACAGGTGGATCACCAGGATCCCACGGCTACAGGTCCACCTTGCTGGAGAGTTTATCTGACACTCAAGGCTCAGTGGAGCAAAGTAACATTATATGG AGAAAACCCCATGTGGACCTTAAAGGTTACCTGACGTTCTCTCCTGGCGATGCAGACATCCGATTAGCACGAACAGTCCAGCATGTTTTGGCCTGCCGATATCAACCAGCTCGACTCGATGCCGCCGCTATGGCCAAACAGTTGGAGGAAGCGCGG GAACACTTGCGATCCGTGCAGGAGCAAGTGGCTGCTGTTAAAAGCAGCGCGACAAAAACTCCAGACCCAAAGGCTTTGGAAAGAGCCGAGGGAGAATGGAGCTCCGTCCTGCTGGATGCTTCGGCCACCGTGCAGGTCAAAGCAGCTCAGCTGGACCAGGTCAAGAAATATCACCTGCAGAAGAAGATCACCAGGGCTTTCCTTGAGGTCATAGCTGTGGAGAAGGAAAAAATGAGCCT aaatgttttggGAAGCAGCTTCCTTCAAATTGAAAAACTGAACGCTCTCCTGCAAACCATGGAGCAGAAGGAATCGATGATAGAAGACTTGCTCTGCCTGAGCAGCCAGTTGTCGGTCCACCTGAGTGACGAGGAGAGTTCAGGCGTTCTCCCTGCCCAGCTGGCGGAGATCCAGGAGGAATGGAGGCTCCTTAAAGGAAGCATCCAAAGAGCTCATCGACAGGCGTCTAATTCCACACGTCAATCAAAACTTATTCTGAGAGAGGCTGGACAGCTTAAAGCCAATCTTGACGCTCTTTTGAAATTTGAAACTGACAATCTGAGCCCTTTAGACGTAGTTTGTCTGAGAGCAGACCTAAAAGGTTACTACCTGCTCTACTACAGTTGCAGTCTCAGGCGGATGCCCTCATCCGTTTCCTCTGGGTCAGAAGGAAAAAGCTGCGATTGA